GACCGCGCCCCAGGCGGCGCCGTCGTAGCGCAGCATGGCCGACCATTCGCGGCAAGCCTGGGCATCGGCGGCGTTCTCGCCGGCGCAGTTGGTGCCGGCCGGGCCGCCGGCGTTCGACACGTCGCGTCCCAGGCTGTAGGTGGCGCCCACGGTCACGCCCTTGAAGCTGCCCTTGTAGGCGATCGAATTGTCGGTGCGCCCGTTCGGGATCGCCGGGTCCAGCGAGCCGAGGCCGTATTGGGATGGCCCGGACAGGTCGAACTCGGGCATCGAGTTGTAGATCATGTTGTAGTTGCGGCCCAGCGTGACCTGGCCCCAGTCGCCGGCCAGGCCGACCCAGGCCTGGCGTCCGAACAGGCGGTTCTGGCCGTTGGCGCCGGTATCGAGCTGGATGCCGTTTTCCAGCGTGAAGATCGCCTTCAGGCCACCGCCCAGGTATTCGCTGCCCTTGAAGCCGAGGCGCGACGGGAACATGCCGCCGCCCAGGCTGGGCATCCAGGTGCGGCTGTGGCCGGCCGCGTCGGCGTTGGTGTAGTGCTCGACGGCGGCATCGACGATGCCGTAGATTTGTACCGCGGTCTGGGCCCGGGCCTGCATCCCTGGGACGGTGCAGGCCGCGATGGCGGCGGCGATGGCGATCTTCTTCATGTGCTCCTCCGGTGTTTTTGGAAACCGTTTATCTTTTTTGGTCGTGCGCAGGCGCCGCCCCGGCCGGGACGGTGCGCCTGCATGGGTGCGTGCGCGGCGGCGCCAAGCGCCGCCCGCGGTCAGGACTGCGGGCCGGCGTCGGCGCGGTTCCAGCCGGCCGCGCCGGCCGCATCCTTGCCGGCCACCGAGTACATGGCGCGCGTGTTGCGCGTCTTCTGGAAGTCCTCGAGAGACTCGCCGCGCATGGCCGCGTAGATGTGCAGGTTGGAGACGCCGACCACCGCGCCCAGCTTCTCCAGCAGGAAGAAGATCACGCCGTAGCGGATCAGCGCCTGCCAGTCGCGCCGCGTGACCATGTCGCGCTCGGCCGGCGTCAATGCGGCTTCGTCGTACGTGGCTTCCGGATCGGCCAGGAAGCGCGCGCGGAAGTCCGGGCGGACCAGCTGGTGCAGGTAGCGGTTGATGCGGTAGCCTTCCACGCTGCGCTGCAGGGTGAACGGGTAGGTGCCGGGCAGGTCCTCGGCGCCCGCGGTCTGGTGCGCGATGTGGGCGCGCTGCGCCGCGTTGGCGCGCGTGGCCAGCGCCGGATCGGGCGCCGCCGCCGGTTCGTACAGCGCCACCGCGATGCCGGTCATCGACGGCAGGTAGTATTCGCGGTGCACGCAGTCCACCTTGGCCGGCATGGCGCCGCGCATCACCAGCCACATGACGATTTCCGCGCTTTCCCAGCCGCCCAGGCGCGCGAAATCGGCCTGCGTCATGTTCAGCAGCACCTCGGGGTCGTTCTCGAACAGGTCGAGGAATTGCCGGTCCCAGGCGGTGTTGTTGAAGCCGCAGCGTTCGCCGTGCACCTGGTGCGACAGGCCGCCGGTGGCGACGATGGCGACGTCCAGGTCGTCCGGATAGCTGT
The genomic region above belongs to Massilia forsythiae and contains:
- a CDS encoding porin, whose amino-acid sequence is MKKIAIAAAIAACTVPGMQARAQTAVQIYGIVDAAVEHYTNADAAGHSRTWMPSLGGGMFPSRLGFKGSEYLGGGLKAIFTLENGIQLDTGANGQNRLFGRQAWVGLAGDWGQVTLGRNYNMIYNSMPEFDLSGPSQYGLGSLDPAIPNGRTDNSIAYKGSFKGVTVGATYSLGRDVSNAGGPAGTNCAGENAADAQACREWSAMLRYDGAAWGAVGAYDRKRGGAGAAAGLTASTLSDSRAHGGVYARFGAWKVSGGAVVRDNEGAPAAPRSNLYYLSAAYKLTPALTVDGQLARLDYRNSGNDSKQALLRAMFDFSKRTTVYVAGGRIDNGGSAAVTITAGGSVGAGLAQNALLAGIKHGF
- a CDS encoding gallate dioxygenase, whose translation is MANIIGAIASSHTPTIGFALDANKQHDAVWAPIFAAYEPVRRWLAEKKPDVLLVVYNDHVTSFFFDHYSAFALGIGAQWRVADEGGGARDLPPVDGHAALARHIGESLMADEFDMAFFQDKGLDHGCFSPLSIMWPQAEGTWPGAIVPLQCGVLQFPVPSARRCFKLGQALRRAIDSYPDDLDVAIVATGGLSHQVHGERCGFNNTAWDRQFLDLFENDPEVLLNMTQADFARLGGWESAEIVMWLVMRGAMPAKVDCVHREYYLPSMTGIAVALYEPAAAPDPALATRANAAQRAHIAHQTAGAEDLPGTYPFTLQRSVEGYRINRYLHQLVRPDFRARFLADPEATYDEAALTPAERDMVTRRDWQALIRYGVIFFLLEKLGAVVGVSNLHIYAAMRGESLEDFQKTRNTRAMYSVAGKDAAGAAGWNRADAGPQS